The Bombus vancouverensis nearcticus chromosome 3, iyBomVanc1_principal, whole genome shotgun sequence genomic sequence TTTTTATCTTGtatcttctttcccttctttttacTATGCTGTCTTCTATTATGGCATACATTATACAGGGGAAAGCAGAGCATATCGTAATATCTGGCCATGATGGTGGAACTGGTGCTAGTACTTGGACAGGAATAAAATCCGCTGGTTTACCTTGGGAATTAGGAGTTGCGGAGACCCATCAAATTTTAACCTTAAATAATCTTCGATCACGTGTCATTGTACAAGCAGATGGACAAATGCGTACAGGATTTGACGTAGTGGTTGCGGCTCTTTTAGGTGCCGACGAATTTGGCTTTAGTACTGCGCCATTAATTTCCATGGGTTGTACTATGATGAGAAAATGTCATTTAAACACTTGTCCCGTGGGTGTTGCAACACAAGATCCAAAACTTCGAAAAAAATTTGAAGGAAAGCCAGAAcatgttattaattttttcttcgCATTGGCAGAAGAGGTATTTGATACTAAGAATAGAAATAAGGAATTCCCAACAATAATTTCTCAAGCATCTTTGTTATAGGAAATATCCATTGAATCATGCAAGATACATTTTTTTGTTAGGTACGTTCTCACATGGCCAGCCTTGGATTACGTAAATTTCAAGATCTAATAGGTCGTACGGATTTGTTGAAAGTTCGCGAAGATATCTCAGTAGAGAAGGCTAAAACATTAAAGCTCGATAATATTTTGCGTAATGCACTTGAACTTCGTCCTGGAGTAAATATTCAGGGAGGATCAATGAAACAGGACTTTCAACTAGAAAACAGATTGGACAATCATGTCATTGAATTAGCCATGGATTTATTGAAAGGAAAACAGAAACGTGTTgatattgaattaaatattaataacgaaTGTAGAGCATTTGCGGCAACATTAAGCTACCATATTTCAAAGTAAATGTCTTTGTCTTATGTCTTTTGGTAATTGCAAATGGTTTCAACAATTGACTAATTGTgtaatatttctctttttttttttatcgacaGATTATATGGCGAAGTTGGTTTACCTGAAGGTAGTATCAACATAAAAATGAAAGGTTCTGCAGGTCAGAGCTTCTGTGCTTTCATGACCAAAGGTGTTCATGTTACTCTCGAGGGAGATGCCAACGATTATGTTGGCAAAGTAAATATGTTTTTCTAACTGAGCTATTTCAGATCATCGGTATTGTACATATTATGCGTCATATACACATTTGGTACACATTCCTATAATTTTTAGGGTTTATGTGGAGGAGAAATCGTTATATATCCACCAAAAGATTCTACTTTCAAGTCCGAAAATAACGTAATCGTTGGTAATGTTTGCCTTTATGGTGCAACTTCTGGCAAAGCATATTTTCGAGGAATCGCTGCTGAAAGATTTAGCGTCCGTAACAGTGGCGCCATAGTAGTAGTCGAAGGTGTCGGTGATCATGGGTGCGAATATATGACTGGCGGCTGTGCAGTTATTCTGGGTCTTACTGGTCGAAATTTCGCAGCTGGAATGTCCGGTGGGATAGCTTATGTCTTAGATGTAGACGGATCGTTCAAGAGGTAGATTACtccgctttcttcttttttttttttttatcatacaTTATACATTTATTGTGCATATATTCttaatcaattaatttttcatacaCAGTAAATGTAATCCTGAAATGGTAGAATTGCTTCCTTTAAGTAAGCAAGAAGATATTGCATATGTGAAACAACTTTTAGAAGAATTTGTTGAGAAAACTGGTTCTTTAATAGCTGAAGATCTTTTGATGTTGTGGCCTGAACCAACTACACGGTTCGTTAAGGTAAATGATGATTAATCAGTCATAGTTATTGTAAATGTATTGatattctaattttttcgaaGGTATTTCCGTATGAGTACCAGCGGGCATTAAAGCAAGTCGAAGAAGCCAAACAAATACAACCAATACCGAATGGAAGTTCTCAGACGGAAAACATCCAGATCAAAGATATTGAAGATGCTATTGTAGATACTGATATGGAGCAGCAAAAATTGGATAAGATAAGGTATGGTTCTTCCGACTCAGTGATGCAGCTAAAAGCTCTTACTCAAAATTTAAATCGCacataattatttcaaatttttaaattgtgtatatatatatatatatatatatatatatatatatatatatatatatatatattattatatattattttaatttagaggatttattaaatatagaagACAAATGGGAATTAATTTATCGGCCAGTTGAAAACCGAATTACCGACTGGAATGAAATTTATAACTTTCAAAAGGTTCGCAAAGGATTACGCGTGCAGGCAGCAAGATGTATGGAATGCGGTGTACCATTTTGTCAAAGTAGTCATGGTTGCCCTCTAGGAAATATCATTCCTAAATGGAATGATCTTGTCTTCCAATCGAATTGGAAAGAAGCTTTAAATCAATTGTTACAAACTAATAATTTCCCAGGTTTGTACAATTAAACAAGTAATTTGAATGGTAAAGATGAGGCTTGCAGTTAACAACGCGTATCTTTTAAGATTGCTAAAATTTTGAATTAATACGTAATAAATATCGTATGTATATTTAGAATTCACTGGAAGAGTTTGTCCAGCTCCTTGTGAAGGTGCCTGTGTTTTGGGTATATCTGAACCAGCAGTTACAATAAAGAACATTGAATGTGCGATAATTGATCACGCATTTGAACAAGGTTGGATAGTGCCGCATCCACCAACAACTAGAACCGGTCGACGAGTAGCAGTAGTTGGCTCAGGTCCGGCTGGTTTGGCGGCAGCTCATCAATTAAATAAGGCAGGCCATTTGGTGACTGTTTATGAAAGAAATGACCGAATTGGAGGTCTACTGCAATATGGTATTCCGACTATGAAGTTATCGAAACAAGTTGTTCAAAGAAGGGTTTCTCTTCTTGCGGCGGAGGGTATTACATTTAAGACTGGCGTCGATGTAGGAAAACATATTTCTGCTAATGTAAATAATGTTTCAGTTTTATTTACGTAGTAATTACGTTCATACTTGTAACTTATTCCTTGATTTTATGATTGTTATCTTGTTTGTATATATTGATcttttgtatgtatatatatattgtaggaATTACGGGAACAATATGACGCAATGCTAATATGTACTGGTGCAACTTGGCCAAGAGACTTACAAATACCAGGTCGGCACCTTGAAGGAATTCATTTTGCTGTAAGCTTTTTGGAAAATTGGCAAAAGAATCAAATGGGGAATAACGTTCCACTAGATATGCGTTTAATAGCTAAAGATAAGGATGTTATTATAATAGGTGGTGGCGATACTGGTTGTGATTGTATAGCTACGTCTTTGCGACAggtaaaatttatatctttagtACAACTTTATACATTTAAGAAAATTTCGAAGTAATTTACTGTAAATGTATTGTTTGTTTGAAACTgtaatacgtataataattcAGTTATGCTTCTATTGATGAAAAAGACGAAATggaaaaaaaatacaatttgctGAAATCGCGATAGATTCtacattatgtatatttttaattactatCATGTAGGGTGCCAAAACGATTACAACTTTTGAAATTTTACCCGAACCACCAAACAAAAGAGCGCACGATAATCCTTGGCCTCAATTTCCACGTGTATTTAAAGTGGATTATGGCCATGAGGAAGTTTCCTTGAAGTTTGGCCGAGATCCCCGTCAATTTAGTACATTGAGTAAAGTACGTAAaaattcttatatatatatatatatatatatatatatatatgttcctTTACTGTTTTCCACTCTTCCTTTCACGttcatttatatatttctaatagGAGTTTTTAGACGATGGAAATGGCCACGTAAGTGGTATTAAAACATTGTCAGTATCGTGGACAATGGAAAACGGACGTTGGAAAATGGAAGAGGTTCCTGGGacagaaaaagtaaaaattataatttgtgaCTTATTGCGTCTTTACTATCTTTTCTAATGccttgattttcatttagatataCAAATGTGACCTAGTTTTACTCGCTATGGGTTTCTTAGGTCcagaaaaatatattgcaaCAGAATTAAATACGAAAATGGATGAAAGAGGTAATTTCAAAACACCAGTTGGAAATTACAAGACAAGTTTAGATGGAATATACGCAGCAGGAGGTAAGTTTTTACGTTTTATTTGTATTACCATCTTTTACATCCAATAACTATACGTCAAATAGATCCTCGTTTTCTCAAGTTACATTTCGTGCATTTTATTACCTGATTAACGTGTTATTGTTATTCCACGTAGATTGCCGGCGTGGACAATCCCTGGTAGTTTGGGCAATCACAGAAGGTAGGCAAGCTGCAAGAGAAATAGATCTGGCCTTAATGGGGGAAACTGGTCTTCCTGTATCCGGTGGTGTTATAACTGGTGTTATGGCTTAAGATGCATACGTTCTAAGTGTAGTCGATCAGAATTCGGCTATTTCTTTCTACCCTTCTCGTTCCTACCgcgtttttcttctcttttttaaaCTTTTTCAGTAATTAAACCGTGCAAAGTATGCGATCAGTGTACCGGTAGGAGAATAAGTAACATGTAATGAGCAAGGAAGACATGCGGTCAATGCGTGAACAAGGAAATCAGTATTATTTTATCGTGAGTGTATATCGTGAAAGTATTCGCGATATCGAAAAGGTCTTATCGTCATTTGTGTTCATTCACGCAGAAGCTCCAATTTAAGAACTACAGTAGGAAAATGACAGCTGCAGTATGAGAAATTTGCATTTTTGTTTCGAGTTGTCATCtcgtaaaatatttgttaatttcttaaaaaaaagaaagaaaatggtaTAACTAAGTAATAGTACTGTAAGTCGAGTTGACTCGAAGAAATAATCGTAGATACATTGTCGAATCTACCTCGTATCTTCTTTTAcgtcttttgcttgtttcatgAGGTAACTTGAATTATTCTATGTGATTAAACTGATTTGTATAAAAGGTCATATAATACGAtcaatacaaattaaaaaaaataaatgtttgttaaatatttctgttataataaaaatcaaagtagaaaatataaattgcaTTTCGAGGCTCATGttaaataatgtaaaagtaatgtttcgtatttaacctcgtaattttcttttttcgaccTATGCTTCGTACATTGTAACATATATACATGCATGTgggtatgtatatatgtatcgtTTCTGAGTttaagatatttatttataaaaaaaacacGAACGATGATGATACACATGTAATTTCCTTGATTGTAAAGAAATTCCCTGCGccaacaaattttatttatttgttgcgCACATATTATTGTACATTCTAtacgaagagaaaaaaaagaatacttcaagacaataaatatataaagaaagaaataaaacgtTTAAAGGTTAAGTATGTGTAGTTGAATTTTTTTATAGTTGTTACATATCATACTCAAATCAGTGTGCATAGTGTACTATAATAAATACGTACCATATCttaatattaaacaattaaGCGATTTAAAGAATGACTAATTACAATATCATTGAATATTCTTCTatagaataaagaaaaaaagatgactgaaagaagaataaattcattaaatttgaaagaaaatactACATATAATTGGCTGGAATATCAATTTCTCAGCATGTTTCATTTGTTTGCATCTGACGTTCAAGAACTGAAGTGGCATGATTTCCTACAGGACCAATTAACGGAACATCAAATTGGTTATATTCGCGAAGAAATTGTTAGCACAGCAATCGCAAATGtgcttgaaaaatattatttcaaaaagAAACTGTTCCAATTCAACAGTGAATGTGCCCGTGTGGTTTGGCTACGGTTGTTCAATGCGAGTATCCTTCATTTTCtaacttttctaatttttacctacttcctctctttttcttatAGTGGATATTCTTAAGATTAGATCCTTATTGGAGACAGGATACAACTGGAAAGGCGATACATTTGATTGTCGATATCGAACCGCAACCTTCGTCTGTCGACTCTTGGATATTTGGGAAGGTATCGCAAATTTCTATCCAAAAATCAATACCTACACTAACATGTATTCCTCTATTACCATCGATAACTGCTACGAAGCCATTGAATAGAATCACGCAAAAGCAACAAACAAAATTAAGATATATtaacaaagaaaaattaaaacaaaagaaTAAAGAGGGAACGATGATATcttctgaaataaaaaaatcatgTGAAGTAGTtaatgaaaggaaaaaatcaAATGGTTACTCGAAAAACGATAGCTATTTATCTATGCCTAAACAACATACCATAGATTCAACAGAAAGAATATATGATCAACCAAATAATTTCAAAGAAAAGAATAAGACTGACTTATTGGTAAAGATTTcaaagcaaaatggcaacaaTAACGATGATAGTAAACAGGAAAACATAACAAATATTCGACAATTGTCGaaaaatttaaaacaaaataaaatgaaactcTTGCCATGGGGAAAGGAAACAGCAGCGAAGATACCACTCCAACGATCATTGGAGAGGTAAAGTTAGTTAAAATTTTGCAAAAAGTAGAAGAAAGAggtggaaaaaatattttgtagaattttataacaatttttagtaaataaaaaagaaggaactCTCATGTAAGATGTATCATTTTGCAGGATAGAGATCATGTGCACAATTTTACCAGATCACAGCGACTATCTTGAAACGAACACTTTAAATGCaaaacgaatgaaataagtatgggtaaataaaacaaatattttttataattttttgtttattgtTAAGATCACAAATTAGAATCAACATCACATATAGGCGGTATTGAGCTGAAGAAAAACTAGATGTTTTATATATCTACAACAATTTAATCGATAAAAGGATCTGTGTATATGTTCGATGTAATGGAAATCTTACAAATGAAAGTTGTATATGGagtaaattttattaagaagaagaagaatatatGAATGAACTTAAATGAACATGAActgatgaaagaaaaaaagaagatgaaaTGCATATCAGATATAACGttcaaaatttgtattttcctCAACTTTTCGCCACATTTTTTCTAAgcaaataatatttaacaatatatatcaaatataaaaaattaaatacatgcgcgcgcgcgcgcatacccatacgctctctctctccacacacacatacacacactaTACTTCTAATGTCTTTAATGAAGTACAAAATATATGTAACAGCGTCTTATACTCTGATTACTCCTACGTAATCAATAGAATCAGATGTTCTTTTTGCTTCTAATTTCTTTGTTGTTATAACAAGCGTAGGGAGAACGTTTTGTTTTCAACTACTTTTAATTCACGAAACTTGTCCAAACATAATTGTTCTTTGATCTATATTCTGTGTGCGATTCAATATCTCAGTTTCTTTATCGTTCCGAATACTTTTACACGCGTACAAATATTATCTTGAAATTCTAACACTGATCAGTCTTATAAAGTCATACACGTGGTTGCTcctatatattttttcgttttctCTTCCAATACAGTcattttaaatttcataaacgaagcttatttgattaaaataatataattctataagatgataataataataaaccgaCAATATCATAATTAGACAAACTGTTTCTCggaattatagatattacaaatattgaagAAGTTGCATGTATGTCCAATCCTCTAAAATATTATTGTACAGATTCCTATTTTATGTCAATtgtgtttttttgttttattactaTCACAACATTGTCACCAATCGATATCTAAGAGTATTAAGATTTTTCATACAAGAAAATCACATTGAGacattgaaaatgaaaaaattgaaaagatgggttacatgtatgtgtatgtgtatacagAAAGATAGATAAATTACATcaattgataattaattaatagatAAAAAGGGATACATCATAGAAGAAAATTAGGCCAGGTGAAATTGTACAAATCTATTTGTATCAAATGAAATTACTTTAGATATCCATTGGCATTTTTGAAACTACATATCTATTCTTATTACTACTTCTATAgtttaattacttttatttttattactaatcAAGAAAAGTTGATTTAAATTTTATCGCATTATTACGTGTAAACGCAAACAAACTACTGTTACAAATCTTACATACCAAGTCATTTCTTCGTTAAACGAAGATACAGTTTACATCTCTTATGAGAGAATGTCTCCCTACGCATATCTAGAAATTTGTATtaccaaatatttttaaaaataattcataaaaCACACTATCTACATTATTATAGAAATTCTAACCTGCAGCATTGATTGATCAGATATGTTTACACTTACATATAAAGAAACAATGATATTTAAAACGAATTACAAATGTCAGGCAATATTCAAAATCTAGAAATCAcgtaaagaaacttttcaaccTTAACGATACTACAAATCTTTTTATGCTTTACTATCACAATTGTCAAAACGCATAGATTCTACTTCTTTCTCCCTCGCTCTTCTCTTTACATTATACTTTACTTTTCTGCTATTCATTCCTTATGTTAGCTAccgttaaatgaaatatatcgCGAAATATAAGCACATCAGAAAAATTGATCTGCTTATTTTGTGTAGAAAGTAAAAAAGGCCACATTGGAGCCTACTTATAATTAGAGGAGCTTCGAATAATCACAATTATCAAGATAATCAAGCAATGACTCCTGGACATAGTGGGATCATTCATTGCTGATACGatctatataatttctttttctctaaaGTGAAATCTCTACTGATCATAATAGTACCTCCCCGGGTAAGATTTctgtaaagaaaaataaatgcaTTAAAATGAATCCAGATCATCTCCGTTAAGTTTAAAGCGATCAATACACGACTTACTTCAAAAACTGAGGTAACAGAATATGCCAAGATGTATGATCCTGTTTCAAAGTCAAATAAAGTTCAAATGTTGATACTGTATTAGGATCACATTGTATCTTTGACAATTTCCTGCATACACTATCTGTTTCGAAGCTAATAAACAAGGTGCAACCTCTgtaataaaaataccatatccaTAGAAGACATaacatactttgagaaaaagtaagaaaacaattattaaataagaaaatagCTTACCTAAGACCGCAAGGTTCGTTCTCAGCCATACTAAGTACAGTTTTAGCAATTCTAGGTAAAAGATCAGCAGGTAACAGAACTTCCCCGCATGCTAATTGTACATGTTTTGCTCGCCTAAGTTCAACTTCCAATCGTTTTGCTAGAGCCTGACAAGCTCCGTCAAATTCTTCGGCCACTGTTCCGGCTAAACACGAAAAATATACATTCCGTTAATTACGATTATCGCTACTTACTTGAATGAACAATTATGATTATCACTATCATTGTTACGATTCTCACACTTGTTTTACAGCGAGAGACATGTTTTTAGATATGTATCCATCTAGCTGTGATTACTACTTGCGCACGCGTACACCAAACACCACAGACTATGTCTATATCTGCGTAAAGTGTACGTGCCGGCCGGTCCTACCGGCACCAACTTATTTAAGTAGTTATAATTTATTCGAAACTAAATCGTTTTATGTTATACGtctatgtaattattattattatattgcttACTTATCACTTTCTAGTTAAAGaaattccttctttttcttcctttcaaaagagaaagaaaaagaacaacaacaaaaattaataaaaggaaaaattacATTCGATTCTATGCAATCATATGTTCCGTATGACCATGATGTAACCACAGAGATATAATTAATGATTGCATAAAAATTATGGGAAAGAAATTAAACCATAAAGTAATACTCTCCGAGAGTATAAAGTAcatgaataaaatttaaaaaaccgtaaaatatataatttaaagatGACATTTGCTTATTCGTTTATTCTATGAAAAATCAGCTGATTTGGAAAACCAACTAAACAACTTTATATGTAGCTGAtatcatcgatcgatcgttatcCGTTAAATATATATGCAAGATATGATATAGttaaaatagagaaaaaaagCTCGGGAAGAAACGTTTAAGTTAACACATAGAagtgattaaaaaatattaagtagATTTACCTCTCGTGTTATTAAAATTCACATTTACAGGACATGGTAAAACCTCCATATTTGAGAGATATTGCACAGACACGCACAGAAATACACACAAAGAGTCAGGGAGGCACAGAACACAACTAATAATGTCACAATGACCTTCTTATAATATACAATAGTCGGATTATTTCTTCAGCGCTACGAATATATTCCGAGTTTTGATATTCTATTTTCAATGGTGGCGATTTAACAAGTTTCGCAATGCCGGCAAAATGACTTCTCTCAATTGTTTAAACAGGAGCAGCGACAGCAGTCACAGTCCTTTCTCCTCAACTTTCACTGAAAGCTTCGACACTATACTGACAAAAATAACATATCTCTCTACGTATACTCAGCATCGACACAACTGATTTGCCGACCTGATGACACGGCTTTTGTATAATTCTCCCCTCCCTCTTAATTTTTCCCTCCCACTGTTCTTTAACAGACCGCCTAGCAACACCAACTACGTGACGTTTCGCACTGCATCCACTTCGGCTATTTCCGTTTCTTGCTGTTCGGTTATCTTCGGTTCTTAATACCGCTTTCCTTCGACATCTCTTTCCTTCCGATCAACTAAACGACTTAAACAGCCCATTTCAACTTAATCGCGTAGCCTACTGCTATTTACAACGTTACTATCTTTTTCTTATGTCTTATTTACTTCAATCCATATTCTATTATCAATTTCTCAGAACTGTTATAATTTTATTGCTTATGAACAATCGCTGCTAATTTGTTATTAgtcaataataaatttaattgattgtaattttcatttcatGATACATCTTATTCCGTACACAATCActgatatatttttcaattaatttagattggtatatatatacacttgATAAATTCATTTCCAACGCTTTAACACTTCAACAATTAATTGATTATCAGATTGATCAGAATTAATTATCCGAAAAGTATCTGTAATTCATCCTTTTGACCAACTTTTTCGTATTTGCAtctatatgtgtatgtatacgtataaatgttcagttttctttttgtttattcTATTACTGTTGTTCGATGATTCATCTTATTCTTAAGGTAGGTCACCTGTATCTGTTTGTCCTTTGTACAAATGTTCagttttctttttgtttattcTATTACTATTGTTCGATGATTCATCTTTTAGAAGTTTCATCTTATTCCTAAGGTAGGTCACCTGTATCTGTTTTGTCCTTTGTACAAATGttcagttttctttttatttattttattcttattgtTCGATGATTCATCTTTTAGAAGTTTTATCTTATTCCTAAGGTAGGTCACCTGTATTTGTTTTGTTCTTTTGTACATCTAGTACTTATCTTTTTTATGAATCATTTAATATGCAGAGCAAATGTTTTATTATCTTGCATCATCACATTATTTTACTATCGGTGCATGAAATACAACTAATGTCAGTATTagcgaaaataaaaataaaaatgtataataattcgTTAGGAAACGTAATTCTAGATTTCTTGATATATACATAcagatatttaaatatgtatgtacatagatATCGTGAGTCTAAAATCATACAAAATCGTGTCCATGTACAAAACAAACAGAAAACAAAATTGTACGTTATTGTATCTTTTAATGTTGTCAGTTTTGtacataatttctttttattatttttatgttttatatttaatatgtaatcaaagaaatatatttttccgtTAGTGATTAGGAAAATTTTGCacaaattatattgtatttataatatgataaaatgaGTATTAAAATGAGTAGTAAAATTACTATCAAGACTCTCACCGATAAAAATGATAGTGTGAATTGAAactgtaatgaaaatttatcttttttttcatATTGTTCTATTTCATCTTTTCATCATATTATGTTTACACATATGTACCAAAAACGAGCTGTAAAAAGATTAAAACAAGATACGAGTTATAATTCGTTCATTGATGTTTCTTAGTTCAACAAATAAAGCATAGAATGAAATGCAGATCTGATTATTCATTGCATGAGTAAATCATTAAAATTTTATCGTAATCCTATCATTAATACGATCCTGCGCTTGTTTTTCATCGCGATATtcgattttaaaataataaaatctccAAATTAGCATAATAATAGATTgcaaatatatcttttaatcCGTTTACTCCCCGCGAATAATGCATATACAGTATTCGAGTGCAGTATACTTATCcatatttcaaatactttgctcTTCTTGTGTCTTAGTCTTTATCTAGTCTCCATAAAAATAGAACTGACAACATGAGCAATGCGATTACTTTTCTatcacatatacatatgtatatacgtgtCTTGATTATACTgcattatatgtaattattcatatattttatttacgtaTTTAGATAATGTTAAGGTATCTAATTATATATGTTTGTTCATTCGCAATGTCCATCAAAAGCTATTAAGAAGTAGTAAAATTGTTCAAGAAGAAGTAAATGGACAAATTGGCTGCTATTGCTGctttaattaataaaactaaCTATATTTGTGTTATTCACATGACGAGAAATAGATAATATTTTACTTTGGACGAATAATGATGGAACATAGAccttcgatttttttttcttatgatGTAATGTCAATGAGGATTGCTTTGACTTTGACAATTCTTTACGTCAGCCTCGGATTGAAACAACGAAATTGTTTTCACatattacataattttgttACCTTGGCATGTATAAATAATCTTATAATTGGTAAATAAGTCGGTTAATTTTACAACATAATAATTCCATTTTAATCATTGAAAAccatattttattgtttttttaaGTAGTCAACatctacatatatgtacgtatgtttgtatatatacatgaattttattctatattccaaaattatttaaacatcctttaattggttttatttttaatttagttATATAATACCCGTAGCATTGTAAACTTGATTACATGTGTGCATGTACATTTTTTTACATGGGACACAATCACGTACATCgattatttgagcagtaatttcTTACTTAAATCGATGCAAATATTTGTTCGTAATTACAAAATCTATTGTTCTTAAATTGCACAAAAAACGTTTCCGAACCAACGAGTTTATTGTAACcatacacatacatattttaCAACAGATATGCGATTTCTTTAGATTCTGAATTATTTGACTGAAAAGGAgtctattatttaaatttattcaaaCTACTagtttttcgtaaatttt encodes the following:
- the LOC117154251 gene encoding uncharacterized protein LOC117154251 isoform X2, whose amino-acid sequence is MTERRINSLNLKENTTYNWLEYQFLSMFHLFASDVQELKWHDFLQDQLTEHQIGYIREEIVSTAIANVLEKYYFKKKLFQFNSECARVVWLRLFNWIFLRLDPYWRQDTTGKAIHLIVDIEPQPSSVDSWIFGKVSQISIQKSIPTLTCIPLLPSITATKPLNRITQKQQTKLRYINKEKLKQKNKEGTMISSEIKKSCEVVNERKKSNGYSKNDSYLSMPKQHTIDSTERIYDQPNNFKEKNKTDLLVKISKQNGNNNDDSKQENITNIRQLSKNLKQNKMKLLPWGKETAAKIPLQRSLERIEIMCTILPDHSDYLETNTLNAKRMK
- the LOC117154251 gene encoding uncharacterized protein LOC117154251 isoform X1 produces the protein MHVGMYICIVSEFKIFIYKKNTNDDDTHVISLIVKKFPAPTNFIYLLRTYYCTFYTKRKKRILQDNKYIKKEIKRLKNKEKKMTERRINSLNLKENTTYNWLEYQFLSMFHLFASDVQELKWHDFLQDQLTEHQIGYIREEIVSTAIANVLEKYYFKKKLFQFNSECARVVWLRLFNWIFLRLDPYWRQDTTGKAIHLIVDIEPQPSSVDSWIFGKVSQISIQKSIPTLTCIPLLPSITATKPLNRITQKQQTKLRYINKEKLKQKNKEGTMISSEIKKSCEVVNERKKSNGYSKNDSYLSMPKQHTIDSTERIYDQPNNFKEKNKTDLLVKISKQNGNNNDDSKQENITNIRQLSKNLKQNKMKLLPWGKETAAKIPLQRSLERIEIMCTILPDHSDYLETNTLNAKRMK
- the LOC117154251 gene encoding uncharacterized protein LOC117154251 isoform X4; the protein is MCPCGLATVVQYPYWRQDTTGKAIHLIVDIEPQPSSVDSWIFGKVSQISIQKSIPTLTCIPLLPSITATKPLNRITQKQQTKLRYINKEKLKQKNKEGTMISSEIKKSCEVVNERKKSNGYSKNDSYLSMPKQHTIDSTERIYDQPNNFKEKNKTDLLVKISKQNGNNNDDSKQENITNIRQLSKNLKQNKMKLLPWGKETAAKIPLQRSLERIEIMCTILPDHSDYLETNTLNAKRMK
- the LOC117154251 gene encoding uncharacterized protein LOC117154251 isoform X3: MCPCGLATWIFLRLDPYWRQDTTGKAIHLIVDIEPQPSSVDSWIFGKVSQISIQKSIPTLTCIPLLPSITATKPLNRITQKQQTKLRYINKEKLKQKNKEGTMISSEIKKSCEVVNERKKSNGYSKNDSYLSMPKQHTIDSTERIYDQPNNFKEKNKTDLLVKISKQNGNNNDDSKQENITNIRQLSKNLKQNKMKLLPWGKETAAKIPLQRSLERIEIMCTILPDHSDYLETNTLNAKRMK
- the LOC117154252 gene encoding protein charybde: MEVLPCPVNVNFNNTRAGTVAEEFDGACQALAKRLEVELRRAKHVQLACGEVLLPADLLPRIAKTVLSMAENEPCGLRGCTLFISFETDSVCRKLSKIQCDPNTVSTFELYLTLKQDHTSWHILLPQFLKNLTRGGTIMISRDFTLEKKKLYRSYQQ